From a single Bacillus pseudomycoides DSM 12442 genomic region:
- a CDS encoding F0F1 ATP synthase subunit alpha, which translates to MGMKKIILAGALGITALSGTNLPGLEATKASAASIESNFSTLEGRVVEVDNGVIVVKSKQYEEPVSVYIDSLSNVKVGDEVKATGSMMRNFTEYMVATAVENTSNKLGMHMKEDGSPDYVIGEVSKVATMEDEVEGSTKYVVVQYPSVNGKKAIIDVYLTKGQVFNTGEKVKIDMKYVGWGGISINWNTTDHIEKVHEAKNNIENNDDVWIWS; encoded by the coding sequence ATGGGTATGAAAAAAATAATTTTAGCTGGAGCTTTAGGTATCACAGCATTATCAGGAACGAATTTACCAGGATTAGAAGCAACAAAAGCGAGTGCTGCTTCTATTGAATCGAATTTCTCGACGTTAGAAGGACGAGTAGTAGAAGTGGATAATGGAGTGATTGTCGTAAAATCTAAGCAATATGAGGAACCTGTTAGTGTTTATATTGATTCACTATCAAATGTGAAAGTAGGAGATGAAGTAAAAGCTACTGGATCTATGATGCGTAATTTTACAGAATATATGGTTGCAACTGCAGTTGAAAATACTTCAAATAAGTTAGGTATGCACATGAAAGAAGATGGCTCACCTGATTATGTGATTGGGGAAGTATCAAAAGTAGCAACGATGGAGGATGAGGTAGAAGGTTCTACTAAATATGTCGTTGTTCAGTATCCATCGGTAAATGGGAAGAAAGCTATTATTGATGTGTACTTAACAAAGGGACAAGTATTTAATACGGGTGAGAAAGTAAAAATTGATATGAAGTATGTAGGTTGGGGCGGAATTTCTATTAACTGGAACACAACGGATCATATCGAAAAAGTTCATGAAGCAAAGAACAACATTGAAAATAATGATGATGTATGGATCTGGTCTTAA
- a CDS encoding YitT family protein yields the protein MKNRTTDIIFIIIGAFLFALGVNLFVIPNELGEGGVTGITIITYYLFEWSPGLVNLILNAILLIVGYKFLNRVTTIYTIIAVVTNSLFLHLTEGWNIASNEMLVNAIFGGVFIGCGIGLIIRVGGTTAGTTILARMTHKYLGWSISYGLLFFDLIVAFSSYFIIGAEKLMLTIIMLYVGTKVMEFVIEGLNPKKAITIISDKPNEIAKQVTTSMDRGVTVYSGHGYYTKTPKDILYIVINKQEVIKLKRIVQSTDPNAFIAIHDVRDVFGEGFVDISKA from the coding sequence ATGAAAAACAGAACCACAGACATTATTTTTATTATTATTGGTGCATTTCTTTTCGCGTTAGGTGTGAATTTGTTTGTTATCCCGAACGAGCTTGGTGAAGGAGGAGTAACGGGTATCACGATTATTACCTACTATTTATTTGAGTGGTCACCAGGCTTAGTTAACTTAATTCTAAATGCGATTTTGTTAATAGTTGGCTATAAATTTTTGAATAGGGTAACAACAATTTATACAATCATTGCTGTAGTTACTAACTCGTTATTTCTTCATTTGACAGAAGGTTGGAATATTGCTTCGAATGAAATGCTGGTAAATGCCATTTTTGGAGGAGTATTTATAGGGTGCGGGATTGGTCTAATTATTCGGGTTGGTGGAACAACAGCAGGTACTACCATCTTAGCAAGGATGACACATAAGTACTTAGGCTGGAGCATTAGCTATGGTCTATTGTTCTTCGATTTAATAGTTGCTTTTTCATCTTATTTCATCATTGGTGCGGAAAAGCTGATGCTGACAATTATTATGCTATATGTAGGAACTAAAGTGATGGAATTTGTAATCGAAGGTTTGAATCCAAAAAAGGCCATTACGATTATTTCTGATAAACCGAATGAAATTGCCAAACAGGTGACTACATCAATGGACAGAGGAGTTACCGTATACTCAGGTCATGGCTATTACACTAAAACCCCAAAGGACATTCTTTATATTGTTATTAATAAGCAAGAAGTAATAAAGCTAAAACGGATTGTTCAATCTACTGATCCGAATGCTTTCATCGCCATACACGATGTTCGTGATGTGTTCGGAGAAGGATTTGTAGATATTTCTAAGGCTTAA